Proteins from one Cryptomeria japonica chromosome 4, Sugi_1.0, whole genome shotgun sequence genomic window:
- the LOC131875046 gene encoding DELLA protein RGL1-like: MGNSGKIHVIDLEIRNGCQWSELMQSLFLRSSSYPIKLLRITALGMDSDDLKDSVRRLHELAQSLGIPFSYRMVQIKSMEEINEGMFKIKPGEAVSVFAPPVFHRLLYNPSLLESVLDVIKRLRLRIMVNIEVEVDSNSPPFEKRLVDVLSQSSVCFDAHDVIMPDRHDSRRVKYEEIFCGRQITNTIACEGTERRVRHTKIDVWRCFFKQEGLREMSFSYQAWYQARLLLKEYPNGECCSVEANGDALITGWKTTPVVAVSLWTRG, from the coding sequence ATGGGAAATTCTGGCAAAATTCATGTGATAGATCTGGAGATTCGAAATGGGTGCCAATGGTCAGAGCTGATGCAGAGCCTTTTCCTGAGAAGTTCTTCCTATCCGATTAAGCTTCTGAGGATCACGGCACTTGGAATGGATTCGGATGATCTAAAAGATAGCGTACGAAGACTTCACGAGCTCGCTCAGTCCTTGGGGATTCCGTTTTCTTACAGGATGGTGCAGATCAAAAGTATGGAAGAGATTAACGAAGGTATGTTCAAAATAAAACCTGGGGAGGCTGTCTCAGTGTTCGCGCCCCCTGTTTTCCATAGGCTGTTATATAATCCGAGTCTTCTGGAGAGTGTTTTAGATGTTATAAAGAGATTAAGGCTCCGGATAATGGTGAATATAGAGGTTGAAGTTGACAGCAATTCTCCTCCTTTTGAAAAGCGACTAGTCGATGTACTTTCCCAAAGCAGCGTTTGTTTTGACGCCCATGATGTGATAATGCCCGATAGACATGATTCTCGAAGGGTCAAGTATGAGGAAATATTCTGTGGAAGGCAGATAACGAATACGATTGCATGTGAGGGGACCGAAAGGAGAGTTAGACATACTAAAATTGATGTGTGGAGATGTTTCTTCAAACAAGAGGGATTGAGGGAGATGAGCTTCAGCTATCAAGCTTGGTATCAGGCCAGATTACTGCTGAAAGAATATCCTAACGGAGAATGCTGTAGCGTTGAGGCCAATGGAGATGCCCTAATAACTGGGTGGAAAACAACCCCAGTAGTTGCAGTATCTTTATGGACTCGTGGCTGA